One Labrus mixtus chromosome 22, fLabMix1.1, whole genome shotgun sequence genomic window carries:
- the LOC132956706 gene encoding P2Y purinoceptor 1-like — protein MITPNFVNAIHDYCDEIGWHEIWWISDIFFLFTGVLANTALLWLFLQERKPLSASQVLGVNVVVMDLIYLSIMPIRLFFDAKMMKEENKTRQDFSLTGPHDNVTNPWETATDVFKIFNLIGCPLLLSCMCIERYLAVIKPVLYLKVRKWEYRMAVSAVVWVITLSFCMASAIVEDMTVMMAPVSITVSCLFILMLACLCSMIWSLMQQSPAHTTLGNQACSEPPLKRQAVCNVLVVVVPAVISYLPVLPMVPLLVYIQYRKALGIEVCNVFELSELFPRFGVFIGPLFYLSRARKMCCLVSFKPSRKK, from the exons ATGATCACCCCCAACTTTGTCAATGCCATCCACGATTACTGTGACGAGATTGGGTGGCATGAGATCTGGTggatttctgacattttctttctgttcactGGGGTGTTGGCTAACACCGCCCTGCTTTGGCTGTTTCTGCAGGAGAGGAAACCACTGTCTGCCTCACAG GTTCTAGGTGTGAATGTTGTTGTGATGGATCTTATCTACCTGTCTATAATGCCCATTAGGTTATTTTTTGATGCAAAGATGATGAaagaagagaacaaaacaagacaag ACTTTTCCCTGACCGGGCCACATGACAACGTTACAAATCCTTGGGAAACAGCAACAGATGTCTTCAAGATATTCAACCTGATTGGCTGTCCCCTGCTGCTGTCCTGTATGTGTATTGAGCGCTACCTGGCCGTTATTAAACCTGTGCTGTATCTGAAAGTCAGGAAGTGGGAGTACCGAATGGCTGTTTCTGCTGTGGTGTGGGTGATCACCTTATCCTTCTGCATGGCTTCAG CCATAGTGGAAGATATGACTGTCATGATGGCTCCGGTTTCCATCACGGTGTCCTGCCTCTTCATCCTGATGCTCGCCTGCCTTTGTAGCATGATCTGGTCACTGATGCAGCAAAGCCCCGCCCACACCACGTTGGGAAACCAAGCCTGCTCGGAGCCCCCCCTAAAGAGACAGGCAGTGTGTAATGTTTTGGTTGTGGTGGTGCCAGCAGTGATATCTTACCTCCCAGTCCTGCCAATGGTTCCCTTGCTCGTCTACATACAATATCGTAAGGCTTTGGGTATTGAGGTGTGTAATGTTTTTGAATTGTCTGAGTTGTTTCCAAGGTTCGGTGTGTTCATAGgtccactgttctatctctccaGGGCTAGAAAAATGTGCTGCCTCGTTAGCTTCAAACCTTCACGCAAAAAATGA